In Micromonospora sp. WMMD980, the following are encoded in one genomic region:
- a CDS encoding PLP-dependent aminotransferase family protein: MEPVDLTVAALHGSVDDPALNSMNFLNEVAQHYPEAVSLAAGRPYEEFFDSSALHAHLDRFRRHLADDLGLAPAQVDRVLLQYGRTKGIVHHLIARNLAVDERITVDPEAIVVTVGCQEAMFLVLRALRADPTDVLFAVAPTYVGLTGAARLVDLPVRPVAGGPDGVDLADLRAGVRRARAEGLRPRACYVMPDFANPSGVSMDTTHRRRLLDLAAEEDLLLIEDNPYGLFPAAGTDRRPTLKALDTARRVVYLGSFAKTVLPGARVGYVVADQRVGGSDGTVGPLADQLAKIKSMVTVNTSPISQAVIGGALLAYDCSLLAANVRERAAYARNLGHLVDGLGRRFPAGGPVRWTVPAGGFFVVLTVPFPVDDALLHRSAREYGVLWTPMAHFYDAGTPVNALRLSVSAVTPAQIDLGLDRLAALVTDVTAAVAAPA, translated from the coding sequence GTGGAACCGGTGGACCTGACCGTCGCGGCGCTGCACGGCAGCGTCGACGATCCGGCGCTGAACTCGATGAACTTCCTCAACGAGGTGGCGCAGCACTATCCGGAGGCGGTGTCGCTGGCCGCCGGCCGGCCCTACGAGGAGTTCTTCGACTCGTCGGCGCTGCACGCGCACCTGGACCGGTTCCGCCGGCACCTCGCCGACGACCTCGGGCTCGCCCCGGCCCAGGTGGACCGGGTGCTGTTGCAGTACGGCCGGACCAAGGGGATCGTGCACCACCTGATCGCCCGTAACCTCGCCGTCGACGAGCGGATCACTGTCGATCCGGAGGCGATCGTGGTGACCGTCGGCTGTCAGGAGGCGATGTTCCTGGTGCTGCGCGCGTTGCGGGCCGACCCGACCGACGTGCTGTTCGCGGTGGCGCCGACGTACGTCGGGCTGACCGGCGCGGCCCGCCTGGTCGACCTGCCGGTGCGCCCGGTGGCCGGCGGGCCGGACGGCGTCGACCTGGCCGACCTGCGCGCCGGGGTGCGCCGGGCCCGCGCCGAGGGGTTGCGGCCGAGGGCCTGCTACGTGATGCCGGACTTCGCCAACCCGTCCGGGGTCAGCATGGACACCACCCACCGGCGGCGGCTGCTCGACCTGGCCGCCGAGGAGGACCTGCTGCTGATCGAGGACAACCCGTACGGTCTCTTCCCGGCCGCCGGCACGGACCGCCGGCCGACGCTGAAGGCGCTGGACACCGCCCGTCGGGTGGTCTATCTCGGCTCGTTCGCCAAGACCGTGCTGCCCGGCGCGCGGGTCGGCTACGTGGTGGCCGACCAGCGGGTCGGGGGTTCGGACGGCACCGTCGGCCCGCTCGCCGACCAGCTCGCGAAGATCAAGAGCATGGTCACGGTGAACACGTCGCCGATCAGCCAGGCGGTGATCGGCGGCGCGCTGCTGGCGTACGACTGCTCGCTGCTGGCCGCGAACGTGCGGGAGCGGGCCGCGTACGCCCGCAACCTGGGCCACCTGGTCGACGGGCTCGGCCGGCGGTTCCCGGCCGGCGGTCCGGTGCGCTGGACCGTGCCGGCCGGCGGTTTCTTCGTGGTGCTGACCGTGCCGTTCCCGGTCGACGACGCCCTGCTGCACCGCTCGGCGCGGGAGTACGGCGTGCTCTGGACCCCGATGGCGCACTTCTACGACGCCGGCACGCCGGTGAACGCGCTCCGGCTGTCGGTGAGCGCGGTCACTCCGGCGCAGATCGACCTGGGGCTGGACCGGCTCGCCGCGCTGGTCACCGACGTCACGGCCGCGGTGGCGGCGCCGGCGTGA
- a CDS encoding glycine hydroxymethyltransferase — protein MSHNAESTAFRSALDVIRAVEPRVADAISAELADQRESLKLIASENYASPATLLAMGNWFSDKYAEGTVGRRFYAGCQNVDTVEALAAEHAKELFGAAHAYVQPHSGIDANLVAFWAILADRVESPALKKAQKRQVNDLTEADWFALRRELGNQRMLGMSLDAGGHLTHGFRPNISGKMFDQRSYGTDPATGLIDYDRVAEAAREFTPLILVAGYSAYPRKVNFRIMREIADSVGATFMVDMAHFAGLVAGKVFTGDFDPVPHAHIVTTTTHKSLRGPRGGMVLCGPELADQVDRGCPMVLGGPLPHVMAAKAVALAEARRPDFADYARRIVDNAQALADGLLRRGATLVTGGTDNHLVLIDVSGYGLTGRQAEQALLDSGIVTNRNAVPQDPNGAWYTSGIRIGTPALTTRGLGAAEMDATAELIHTVLTQTSAGTGPDGAPSKAKYVLDPATAESVGKQAADLLTPFPLYPEVTLA, from the coding sequence ATGTCGCACAACGCCGAGTCCACCGCGTTCCGCAGCGCGCTGGACGTGATCCGCGCCGTCGAGCCGCGGGTGGCGGACGCCATCTCCGCGGAGCTGGCCGACCAGCGCGAGTCGCTGAAGTTGATCGCGAGCGAGAACTACGCCTCCCCCGCGACGCTGCTGGCCATGGGCAACTGGTTCAGCGACAAGTACGCCGAGGGCACCGTCGGGCGCCGCTTCTACGCCGGCTGCCAGAACGTCGACACCGTCGAGGCGCTCGCCGCCGAGCACGCGAAGGAGCTGTTCGGGGCCGCCCACGCCTACGTGCAGCCGCACTCCGGCATCGACGCCAACCTGGTCGCCTTCTGGGCGATCCTGGCCGACCGGGTCGAGTCGCCCGCGCTGAAGAAGGCCCAGAAGCGCCAGGTCAACGACCTCACCGAGGCCGACTGGTTCGCGCTGCGCCGGGAGCTGGGCAACCAGCGGATGCTCGGCATGTCGCTGGACGCCGGGGGTCACCTCACCCACGGCTTCCGGCCCAACATCTCCGGCAAGATGTTCGACCAGCGCAGCTACGGGACCGACCCGGCCACCGGCCTGATCGACTACGACCGGGTGGCCGAGGCCGCCCGGGAGTTCACGCCGCTGATCCTGGTCGCCGGCTACTCGGCGTACCCCCGGAAGGTCAACTTCCGGATCATGCGGGAGATCGCCGACTCGGTCGGCGCCACCTTCATGGTCGACATGGCGCACTTCGCCGGCCTGGTCGCCGGCAAGGTCTTCACCGGCGACTTCGACCCGGTGCCGCACGCGCACATCGTCACCACCACCACGCACAAGTCGCTGCGCGGCCCGCGCGGCGGCATGGTGCTCTGCGGCCCGGAGCTGGCCGACCAGGTCGACCGGGGCTGCCCGATGGTGCTCGGCGGCCCGCTGCCGCACGTGATGGCCGCCAAGGCGGTCGCGCTGGCCGAGGCCCGGCGCCCAGACTTCGCCGACTACGCCCGGCGGATCGTGGACAACGCGCAGGCGCTCGCCGACGGGCTGCTGCGCCGGGGCGCGACGCTGGTCACCGGCGGCACCGACAACCACCTGGTGCTCATCGACGTCTCCGGCTACGGCCTGACCGGCCGGCAGGCCGAGCAGGCGCTGCTCGACTCCGGCATCGTCACCAACCGCAACGCGGTGCCGCAGGACCCGAACGGCGCGTGGTACACCTCCGGAATCCGGATCGGCACGCCGGCGCTGACCACCCGGGGCCTCGGCGCCGCCGAGATGGACGCCACCGCCGAGCTGATCCACACCGTGCTCACCCAGACCAGCGCGGGCACCGGCCCGGACGGCGCCCCGTCGAAGGCGAAGTACGTGCTCGACCCGGCGACCGCCGAGTCGGTCGGCAAGCAGGCCGCCGACCTGCTCACCCCGTTCCCCCTCTACCCCGAGGTCACCCTGGCCTGA
- a CDS encoding hemerythrin domain-containing protein, protein MSTDAIVLLKEDHKEIRRLFKAFQDAEDGPASRRGKIVTQILEALTVHTYLENEVMYPEVRRLVPDVEDDILESYEEHHVADVLCLELHAMDADDERFVAKTTVLIENVLHHVEEEEQEWFPKVREALGRNRLQEIGQRMLDLRPSAPRTPTAPEALKKARDAVNA, encoded by the coding sequence GTGTCCACCGACGCGATCGTCCTGCTCAAGGAGGACCACAAGGAGATCCGCCGCCTGTTCAAGGCCTTCCAGGATGCCGAGGACGGGCCGGCGAGCCGGCGCGGAAAGATCGTCACGCAGATCCTCGAGGCGCTGACCGTGCACACCTACCTCGAGAACGAGGTGATGTACCCGGAGGTCCGCAGGCTGGTGCCGGACGTCGAGGACGACATCCTCGAGTCGTACGAAGAGCACCACGTCGCGGACGTGCTCTGCCTCGAGCTGCACGCGATGGACGCCGACGACGAGCGGTTCGTCGCCAAGACGACGGTGCTGATCGAGAACGTGCTGCACCACGTCGAGGAGGAGGAACAGGAGTGGTTCCCGAAGGTGCGCGAGGCGCTCGGCCGTAACCGGCTCCAGGAGATCGGCCAGCGGATGCTCGACCTGCGCCCGTCGGCGCCGAGGACGCCGACCGCCCCCGAGGCGCTGAAGAAGGCCCGCGACGCCGTAAACGCCTGA